Proteins from a genomic interval of Sphingobacterium lactis:
- a CDS encoding cysteine desulfurase family protein — translation MQVYFDNAATTALDKEVIEVMVKMLNENFGNPSSIHAHGREMKTIVEKARRSVAKLLNASPSEIFFTSGGTEADNMAIVRAIEAYNITHAISSPLEHHAVLHTLEELEKAGKIHLDLLRVDAKGNVDMAHLEELLSKNPKTFVSLMHANNELGNLTDIKKVSELCEQYGGVFHSDTVQTMGHYAHDLSDLKIDFITGAAHKFHGPKGVGFLYINSRNKIKPLIYGGAQERNMRGGTENVYGIVGLAKALEIAYEEMKEHQEYIQSLKDYMKEQLTLNIPDVKFNGEVDADKALYTVLNVSLPCTQMGDMLLFNLDIKGVSASGGSACSSGSDIGSHVLAGIGADPSRPSVRFSFCKHNTKEEIDFVVATLKEICNHK, via the coding sequence ATGCAAGTTTATTTTGATAATGCCGCCACCACCGCCTTGGATAAGGAAGTTATCGAGGTTATGGTGAAGATGTTGAACGAGAATTTTGGAAATCCCTCGTCCATCCACGCCCACGGGCGTGAAATGAAGACCATCGTTGAGAAAGCGAGACGGTCTGTTGCCAAGTTATTGAACGCTTCCCCATCCGAGATTTTCTTTACTTCAGGTGGTACGGAAGCCGATAATATGGCTATTGTACGCGCCATCGAGGCCTATAACATTACACATGCGATCAGTTCACCTTTGGAGCATCACGCTGTCCTTCATACGTTGGAGGAGTTGGAAAAAGCGGGTAAGATCCATCTGGACCTTCTTCGTGTGGATGCCAAAGGAAATGTCGATATGGCGCATTTGGAAGAATTGCTTTCCAAGAACCCGAAGACTTTTGTTTCCCTGATGCATGCCAACAACGAGCTGGGCAACCTGACCGACATCAAGAAAGTCAGCGAGCTTTGTGAGCAATATGGTGGTGTTTTCCATTCGGACACGGTACAGACCATGGGACACTATGCCCATGACCTGAGTGACCTGAAGATCGACTTCATCACGGGTGCTGCGCACAAATTCCATGGCCCTAAAGGCGTTGGATTCCTGTACATCAACAGCCGGAACAAGATCAAACCTTTGATCTATGGCGGTGCGCAGGAACGCAATATGCGCGGAGGTACAGAAAACGTATATGGCATCGTCGGTTTGGCGAAAGCGTTGGAAATCGCTTACGAAGAAATGAAAGAGCACCAGGAGTACATCCAATCGCTTAAAGATTACATGAAGGAGCAATTGACGCTAAACATCCCTGATGTGAAGTTTAACGGTGAGGTAGATGCGGACAAAGCCCTTTACACGGTCTTGAATGTGTCCCTGCCATGTACCCAAATGGGCGATATGTTGTTGTTCAACCTGGACATCAAAGGCGTATCGGCGTCCGGAGGTAGTGCGTGTAGCTCAGGTTCTGACATCGGCTCCCATGTCCTGGCCGGAATCGGTGCTGACCCTTCCCGTCCATCGGTGCGTTTCTCGTTCTGTAAACACAATACAAAAGAAGAAATTGACTTTGTTGTTGCGACCCTAAAAGAGATCTGCAACCATAAATAA
- a CDS encoding copper resistance protein NlpE, whose translation MRIRRVVILSLIGFIVLIVGFSCINNKSNVNQLVAAEDNALKGVSVIGTYEGKLPCADCTNITTVLSLDNNKNYLMRYEYVGKSEEVFEHKGKWKVDKDILSLENVDYTFKINKNQLNQLDLSGKEITGDLAEKYVLVKIK comes from the coding sequence ATGAGAATCAGAAGGGTAGTCATATTGTCTTTAATAGGGTTTATCGTCCTTATCGTTGGGTTTAGCTGTATAAATAACAAGTCCAACGTCAACCAATTGGTTGCGGCGGAGGATAACGCCCTAAAAGGAGTTTCCGTAATCGGAACATATGAAGGCAAATTGCCCTGCGCAGATTGTACTAATATTACCACAGTTCTGAGCCTTGACAACAACAAGAATTACCTCATGCGCTACGAATATGTCGGCAAGAGCGAAGAAGTTTTCGAGCACAAAGGCAAATGGAAAGTAGACAAAGACATCCTGAGCCTGGAAAATGTTGATTATACCTTTAAAATCAATAAAAACCAGCTCAACCAATTGGATCTCTCCGGCAAGGAAATCACCGGTGATCTCGCAGAGAAATATGTGTTGGTGAAAATAAAGTAG
- a CDS encoding tetratricopeptide repeat protein, which produces MESRLAQLQGFLAESPSDPFLKYALTMEYVKLNNAIEARKGFEDLLLNHEDYVGTYYHFGKFLEAAGEKERALEVYEKGVSIAQSKRNFHAMGELKNAILMANGLLDEDE; this is translated from the coding sequence ATGGAAAGTAGATTAGCGCAATTGCAGGGGTTTTTAGCTGAGAGTCCGTCGGACCCATTCTTAAAATACGCACTGACAATGGAATACGTCAAGCTGAACAACGCGATAGAAGCTCGTAAAGGTTTTGAAGACCTGCTGTTGAATCATGAAGATTATGTGGGCACCTATTACCATTTCGGAAAATTTTTAGAGGCTGCAGGGGAGAAGGAACGCGCACTGGAAGTTTATGAAAAAGGCGTGTCCATAGCCCAATCCAAGCGGAATTTCCATGCCATGGGTGAGCTGAAGAATGCCATCCTCATGGCTAATGGGCTTCTCGATGAAGATGAATAA
- a CDS encoding electron transfer flavoprotein subunit beta/FixA family protein has product MRILVCISNVPDTTSKITFTNDNTVFNSTGIQYIINPYDEIALSKAVELAEGGKGTVTVINVGDASTEPTIRKALAIGADDAVRINAQPRDAWFVANQIANYAKDQNFDLILTGRESIDYNGAQVAALLGELLNLPSVSIAKKLDIQGSDATIDREIEGGKEVLSVSLPIVVGTAEGVAEPKIPNMRGIMGARTKPLQVVEPIEVKELSTIAKFETPAPRSAVKLVEDVDQLVQLLRSEAKVI; this is encoded by the coding sequence ATGAGAATATTAGTATGTATAAGTAATGTCCCAGACACGACATCAAAAATAACCTTCACTAACGATAACACCGTATTTAACAGCACCGGTATCCAGTACATCATCAATCCATACGATGAGATCGCCCTATCCAAGGCGGTAGAGCTGGCTGAAGGTGGAAAAGGCACCGTTACGGTCATCAATGTTGGTGATGCGAGCACGGAGCCGACGATCCGCAAAGCTTTGGCAATTGGCGCAGATGATGCCGTTCGCATCAATGCCCAGCCACGTGATGCATGGTTCGTAGCAAACCAGATCGCAAATTATGCAAAAGATCAGAACTTCGATTTGATCCTTACGGGACGCGAATCGATCGACTATAACGGTGCGCAGGTAGCTGCCCTTTTGGGTGAGCTATTGAACCTGCCATCAGTTTCCATTGCGAAGAAATTGGATATCCAGGGCAGTGATGCAACCATTGACCGCGAGATCGAAGGTGGTAAGGAAGTATTGAGCGTATCGCTTCCGATCGTTGTCGGTACAGCGGAAGGTGTTGCCGAGCCGAAGATCCCGAATATGCGCGGTATCATGGGTGCACGGACGAAACCGCTTCAGGTGGTAGAACCGATCGAGGTCAAGGAACTATCAACGATTGCAAAATTCGAGACACCAGCCCCACGTAGCGCCGTGAAATTGGTAGAAGATGTGGATCAATTGGTTCAATTGTTACGCAGCGAAGCAAAAGTTATCTAA
- a CDS encoding electron transfer flavoprotein subunit alpha/FixB family protein translates to MAILVYIENTDGTLKKSAFEAASYAKAIADQLGDTVTALSIGNVEKAELEKLGKYGVTKVLNADQDKLKSFVNKAYASIIASAAKQEGAKVVVLSNSFSGKGLGPRVAAKLDAGFADGAISLPTFNGDTMEVKKTAFSNKAFATETINSAVKVIAVNPNAFDATDVGGSAEIVDFTPELQDQDFNVLVKEIVRATDKISLPEAEIVVSAGRGMKGPENWGMIEDLAAVLGAATACSKPVSDAGWRPHSEHVGQTGIVVSPNLYIAIGISGAIQHLAGVSSSKTIVVINKDPEAPFFKVADYGIVGDAFDIVPKLTEAIKNIKNN, encoded by the coding sequence ATGGCTATTTTAGTATATATAGAGAATACAGACGGTACCTTAAAGAAATCAGCTTTCGAAGCAGCATCGTATGCGAAAGCGATCGCTGATCAGTTAGGCGATACAGTAACCGCCCTATCCATTGGCAATGTGGAAAAAGCAGAGCTTGAAAAATTAGGGAAATATGGCGTTACGAAAGTATTGAATGCCGATCAGGATAAATTGAAGAGCTTCGTGAACAAAGCGTATGCATCCATCATCGCTTCGGCAGCGAAGCAAGAAGGCGCAAAAGTGGTCGTGCTTTCGAATTCCTTCAGCGGTAAAGGCTTAGGCCCACGCGTGGCAGCTAAATTGGATGCCGGTTTTGCGGATGGTGCCATCAGCCTACCAACGTTCAATGGAGACACCATGGAAGTGAAGAAAACAGCATTTTCCAACAAAGCCTTCGCTACAGAGACGATCAATTCTGCAGTTAAGGTCATTGCGGTCAATCCGAATGCATTTGATGCGACGGACGTTGGCGGATCAGCGGAGATCGTTGATTTCACACCGGAATTGCAGGATCAGGACTTCAATGTACTGGTAAAGGAAATCGTCCGTGCAACGGATAAAATCTCCTTGCCGGAGGCCGAGATCGTTGTTTCAGCGGGTCGCGGAATGAAGGGACCTGAGAACTGGGGCATGATCGAAGACCTAGCCGCGGTATTGGGTGCAGCAACAGCTTGCTCAAAACCAGTTTCTGACGCGGGATGGAGACCACACTCGGAGCACGTAGGGCAGACAGGTATCGTGGTAAGTCCAAACCTTTACATTGCCATTGGTATCTCCGGTGCGATCCAGCACTTGGCGGGCGTAAGCTCATCCAAGACCATCGTCGTGATCAATAAGGATCCGGAGGCACCTTTCTTCAAGGTTGCCGATTACGGAATCGTAGGCGATGCGTTTGACATCGTTCCTAAATTGACCGAAGCGATCAAAAACATCAAGAACAATTAG
- a CDS encoding bifunctional nuclease family protein, whose protein sequence is MKKIKLDIVGLSYSQTQSGAYALVLGEVGGNRRLPVIIGGFEAQSIAVEIEKMTPSRPLTHDLFKTFAETFAIKLEEVLIYNLVDGIFFAKLLCSNGEKTVEIDARTSDAVALAVRFECPIYTYDFIMNTAGIVIEGNDFAFLENIENVGSYKNEPAEEKAPEPAEKDSIKNKPSPYASLSLEQLEKTLEKAIENEQYETAAKIRDEIEKRKS, encoded by the coding sequence ATGAAGAAAATCAAGTTAGACATTGTTGGGTTATCCTATAGTCAGACGCAGTCCGGTGCCTATGCATTGGTGTTAGGAGAGGTTGGTGGGAACCGTCGTCTGCCCGTGATCATCGGTGGTTTCGAAGCGCAGTCCATCGCCGTGGAAATCGAAAAAATGACCCCCAGCAGGCCGCTAACGCATGATCTCTTCAAAACATTCGCCGAAACATTCGCCATCAAACTGGAAGAAGTACTGATCTACAACTTGGTAGATGGTATTTTTTTCGCCAAATTATTGTGCAGCAATGGGGAAAAGACCGTCGAGATCGACGCCCGGACCTCCGATGCCGTAGCACTTGCCGTACGCTTCGAATGCCCGATCTACACATACGATTTCATCATGAATACCGCGGGTATTGTAATCGAAGGCAACGATTTCGCCTTCCTGGAGAACATCGAAAACGTCGGCAGTTACAAAAATGAGCCGGCGGAAGAAAAAGCGCCGGAACCCGCAGAAAAGGACAGCATCAAGAACAAACCATCTCCTTATGCATCCTTGTCCCTGGAACAACTTGAAAAAACCTTGGAAAAAGCCATCGAAAACGAACAGTACGAAACGGCAGCCAAGATCCGGGACGAAATAGAAAAACGCAAATCATAA
- a CDS encoding nucleoside permease: protein MSIKLRLTIMNFFQFFVWGAWLITIANYWFGTKNWGGTEFGAIFSTMGIASLFMPTLMGIIADRWVNAEKLYIGLHFLYAGCMLYLAQVDDPGSFFTVMLLSMCCYMPTLALSNSIAYTALNQGNYDLIKAFPPIRVWGTVGFIAAMWTTNLTGSKATEGQFYIAAAGSILLGLYSIVYLPKCPPQRHIQEGSKWSQLLGLEAFKLFGNFKMAMFFVFSMFLGAALQLTNAYGDVFLDEFKYFPKYVDSFVIEYSTIIMSISQISETLFILAIPFFLKRFGIKQVMLIAMVAWVLRFGLFAYGNPTSGLWMIILSCIVYGMAFDFFNISGSLFVETNTNNKIRSSAQGLFMMMTNGFGAVLGSWVSGWVIDKYYTLSFTDSASLAQFLQTTPDNETLQGFIGSRGVQVVNGIFDQAIQLKDWHHIWIAFAAYTLVIAVLFAVLFRHKHDRQETNGPVGH from the coding sequence ATGTCTATTAAACTTAGGTTAACAATCATGAATTTCTTCCAATTCTTTGTTTGGGGAGCATGGTTGATTACAATTGCAAACTATTGGTTTGGGACGAAAAATTGGGGTGGTACCGAATTCGGCGCCATTTTCTCCACCATGGGTATTGCATCACTTTTTATGCCCACATTGATGGGTATCATCGCCGACCGGTGGGTCAATGCAGAAAAACTCTACATCGGATTGCACTTCCTGTACGCCGGCTGTATGCTCTACTTGGCGCAGGTGGATGATCCCGGTTCCTTTTTTACGGTGATGCTGTTGAGTATGTGCTGCTACATGCCGACCCTTGCTCTTTCCAATTCCATTGCCTATACAGCACTGAATCAAGGAAATTACGACCTCATTAAGGCATTCCCGCCGATCCGGGTCTGGGGTACTGTCGGTTTCATCGCAGCCATGTGGACGACCAACCTGACTGGTAGCAAAGCCACCGAAGGACAGTTCTACATCGCCGCCGCAGGATCCATTCTGCTGGGGCTGTATTCCATCGTTTATCTTCCGAAATGTCCGCCACAGCGCCATATCCAGGAAGGTTCCAAATGGTCCCAACTCTTGGGCCTGGAAGCGTTCAAGCTGTTCGGAAACTTCAAGATGGCGATGTTCTTTGTGTTCTCCATGTTCCTGGGCGCCGCCCTGCAACTGACGAACGCTTATGGCGATGTCTTCCTCGATGAATTTAAGTACTTCCCAAAATATGTGGACTCCTTCGTGATCGAATATTCGACCATCATCATGTCCATATCGCAGATTTCCGAAACCCTCTTTATCCTGGCCATTCCGTTTTTCCTGAAGCGTTTTGGCATCAAACAGGTGATGTTGATCGCTATGGTGGCGTGGGTGCTCCGTTTCGGCCTATTTGCCTATGGCAACCCGACTTCCGGACTGTGGATGATTATCCTATCCTGTATCGTGTACGGTATGGCGTTCGACTTCTTCAATATCTCAGGATCCCTTTTCGTGGAAACCAATACCAATAACAAAATCCGATCCTCTGCACAGGGATTGTTCATGATGATGACCAACGGATTTGGAGCCGTTCTGGGCTCTTGGGTTTCCGGATGGGTCATTGACAAGTATTACACTCTTTCCTTCACGGACAGCGCCTCTCTGGCCCAATTCCTGCAAACTACACCCGACAATGAAACCCTACAGGGCTTTATCGGTTCCCGAGGTGTGCAGGTTGTGAATGGCATCTTTGATCAGGCCATACAGTTGAAGGACTGGCACCATATCTGGATCGCATTCGCGGCATATACGCTGGTCATTGCTGTTTTGTTTGCGGTGCTGTTCAGGCATAAGCATGATCGTCAGGAAACAAATGGACCGGTTGGTCACTAA
- a CDS encoding TonB-dependent receptor yields the protein MLKVIKLTFLLSFFIFGSWSAANAQSGKVSGTIRDDAGNAPLANATVSVSNLSSTNSDFEGDYSLDLPAGNHTLTVRYVGYAPKEIKDVVVKTGQTVQVDVTLSNESNTISEVVVTVSARKNTESSILNMQKNAGVLMDGLSAQSIKRSGSSDIAAAVKAVPGVSVQDGKYVFVRGLGDRYSKSILNGVDIPGLDPDKNTVQMDIFPTNILENVIVVKSASADLPADFTGGVVDIVTKDFPSQKQMGVSFSLGANPAMSFNNDYLTYDGGKTDFLGFDDGNRKLNIDPNVDLPRPTSADNSGIESITKSFNPVMAPRTTTSLPNFSLGFNYGNQFQVGDNKLGVIASIDYRNTTEYYKNFRNGIYQKPQERNEMEILPDRTQFGRLGSNNVLLSGLLGLTYKTDRSKYSLNLLSITNGQSSAAIFDQETRISNVINTYKNNLEYTQRNVTNLLLSGKHSNEDASFVTEWKVSPTLSQVNDKDIRSTTFVRNSDGSLTINTDAGLPNRIWRNLKEINLVNKLDFTKKHQLFDNPAQLKFGGLYSFKTRDYSIPTYQIMSLNVNTRDLNGDPNQILTPENIWTVESNSGYYFSGRSQPQNEFESTQHTIAAYVSSEFKPFDKLRAIVGLRGEKYMTFFTGTNSIASEEYDNKKTLDKLDFFPSVNLIYGLKESQNLRFSYSRTTARPSFKELSVVQIPDLLTGVIFLGNIDLVPTYINNLDLRYEMFGNAAQMFAVSAFYKKFKDPIELVAYSYQAPENFTPRNAPSAEVYGLEFEGRKNFGFISEDLEGLSLNVNVSIIKSKIEMSKIEGGEYESRLQFAREGETIEDTRVLQGQSPYLVNAGFNYNNTAIGLEGGLFYNVQGKTLEVVGFGKNSDVFVQPFHSLNFNMTKKLGQSQRNVVRVSAENILGAERKSYYESYGSSNKEFLYRAPGTTFTVGYSYTF from the coding sequence ATGCTTAAAGTTATCAAACTTACTTTTTTACTGTCATTTTTTATTTTCGGATCTTGGTCTGCAGCAAATGCACAATCTGGAAAAGTAAGCGGAACAATACGAGACGACGCAGGAAATGCACCATTAGCAAACGCTACAGTTTCCGTGTCAAACCTGTCTTCAACAAATTCAGATTTCGAAGGTGATTATTCACTGGATCTTCCCGCAGGTAACCATACCCTCACGGTTCGTTATGTAGGTTATGCCCCTAAGGAAATTAAAGATGTTGTCGTGAAAACCGGACAGACCGTCCAGGTGGATGTGACCTTGTCAAATGAGTCAAATACCATAAGTGAAGTGGTAGTAACCGTATCCGCAAGGAAAAATACGGAATCCTCGATCTTAAACATGCAGAAAAATGCCGGAGTCCTGATGGATGGGCTATCCGCGCAATCCATTAAGCGAAGCGGATCTTCCGATATTGCGGCGGCCGTTAAAGCTGTGCCGGGCGTTTCTGTACAAGACGGGAAATATGTTTTTGTCAGAGGCTTAGGGGATAGGTATTCCAAGTCTATATTGAACGGTGTGGATATTCCAGGATTGGATCCGGATAAGAACACGGTTCAGATGGATATATTCCCAACCAATATATTAGAAAATGTAATCGTCGTTAAATCTGCTTCAGCAGATTTGCCCGCGGATTTTACAGGTGGTGTCGTGGATATCGTAACGAAAGATTTCCCGTCCCAAAAACAGATGGGGGTCAGCTTCTCCTTGGGTGCTAATCCGGCCATGTCCTTTAATAATGACTACCTAACTTATGACGGTGGTAAAACTGATTTCTTAGGTTTCGATGACGGAAATAGAAAATTGAATATCGATCCTAACGTGGACCTGCCAAGACCTACATCTGCAGATAATAGCGGTATTGAGAGCATCACCAAGTCCTTCAATCCCGTGATGGCACCGCGTACAACAACGAGCTTGCCAAACTTCTCCCTAGGTTTTAACTACGGAAATCAATTTCAGGTAGGGGATAACAAATTGGGTGTTATTGCATCCATTGATTACCGTAACACTACGGAATATTATAAGAACTTCCGAAATGGTATCTATCAAAAACCACAGGAAAGAAACGAAATGGAAATCTTACCCGATAGAACACAATTCGGTCGATTAGGTTCCAACAATGTGCTTCTTTCCGGTTTGTTAGGTCTAACCTATAAAACAGATCGCTCAAAATACTCCTTGAATCTATTGAGCATCACGAATGGTCAATCTAGCGCTGCTATTTTCGATCAGGAAACACGTATTTCCAATGTAATCAATACTTACAAAAATAACTTGGAATATACGCAGCGGAATGTGACCAACTTGTTGTTGAGCGGAAAGCACAGTAATGAAGATGCAAGTTTCGTTACGGAGTGGAAGGTTTCACCAACCCTTTCCCAAGTCAACGATAAGGATATTCGTTCGACCACTTTCGTAAGAAACTCAGATGGATCCTTGACCATCAATACGGATGCAGGTCTTCCTAACCGAATCTGGAGAAACCTGAAGGAAATCAACTTGGTAAATAAACTTGATTTCACGAAGAAACATCAGTTATTCGACAATCCAGCACAATTGAAATTTGGTGGTCTGTATAGCTTCAAGACAAGGGACTACAGCATCCCAACTTACCAGATCATGAGTTTGAATGTGAATACAAGAGATTTGAACGGTGATCCCAATCAGATCTTGACCCCGGAAAATATCTGGACTGTGGAATCAAATTCAGGTTACTATTTCAGCGGTCGTTCTCAACCACAAAATGAGTTTGAATCTACGCAACACACCATTGCCGCTTATGTGTCTTCTGAATTTAAACCATTCGATAAATTGAGAGCTATTGTCGGACTTCGTGGTGAAAAGTATATGACTTTTTTCACAGGTACCAACAGTATTGCAAGTGAAGAATACGACAACAAGAAAACCCTTGACAAATTAGACTTTTTCCCTTCCGTAAACTTAATCTATGGATTGAAGGAAAGCCAGAATTTGCGTTTCTCATACTCACGTACTACCGCTCGCCCTTCCTTCAAGGAATTATCCGTGGTTCAGATTCCTGATTTGTTAACCGGAGTTATTTTCTTGGGTAACATCGACTTGGTACCAACCTATATCAATAACTTGGATTTGCGTTATGAAATGTTCGGTAATGCAGCGCAAATGTTTGCCGTGAGTGCATTCTACAAAAAATTCAAGGATCCAATTGAGTTGGTAGCTTATTCGTACCAAGCTCCTGAGAACTTTACACCACGTAATGCACCGAGTGCTGAAGTTTACGGATTGGAATTCGAAGGTAGAAAGAACTTTGGTTTCATTTCTGAAGATTTGGAAGGATTAAGCTTAAATGTCAATGTATCCATCATCAAATCAAAAATTGAAATGAGCAAAATTGAAGGTGGCGAATATGAGTCCAGATTGCAATTTGCAAGAGAAGGTGAAACAATCGAGGATACTCGTGTTCTTCAGGGACAATCTCCATACTTAGTGAATGCCGGTTTCAATTACAATAACACAGCTATCGGCTTAGAAGGTGGTCTTTTCTACAATGTTCAGGGTAAAACCTTAGAAGTTGTAGGTTTTGGTAAGAACTCTGATGTATTTGTACAGCCATTCCATAGCCTTAACTTCAATATGACGAAGAAATTAGGCCAATCGCAGCGCAATGTTGTTCGTGTAAGTGCGGAAAATATCTTGGGCGCAGAGCGTAAGAGTTATTATGAGTCCTACGGTTCATCGAATAAAGAATTCTTATACAGAGCTCCAGGAACTACTTTTACAGTAGGCTATAGTTATACTTTCTAA
- a CDS encoding ABC transporter ATP-binding protein, with amino-acid sequence MSDFVLKTSNLTYQYPKGSALAFRDLQLEKQQHTLVLGDSGSGKSTLLNLIAGFSQPTTGNVTINGQDLYSLSGSQLDSFRAKHLGFIFQEAHLLKNLTVAENIKLAQSLAGLPVSEKDVQSLLEKLQLGEFSDRKPNALSRGQVQRVAIARALINKPALLIADEPTASLDDRNTFLVIELIKAMANEQGSTLLISTHDKRLKDEFSNNYILTAQ; translated from the coding sequence ATGAGCGATTTTGTACTGAAGACCTCCAATCTCACATACCAGTATCCCAAAGGCTCCGCATTGGCCTTCCGGGATCTCCAACTGGAAAAACAACAGCACACCTTGGTCCTAGGAGACTCCGGCTCAGGGAAATCAACCCTGCTCAATTTAATTGCTGGATTTTCACAACCGACCACGGGAAATGTAACAATCAATGGACAGGATCTCTATTCACTTTCCGGCAGTCAACTGGATAGCTTCCGTGCCAAGCACTTGGGATTCATCTTCCAGGAAGCCCATCTGCTGAAGAACCTGACCGTTGCCGAAAACATCAAGTTGGCACAGAGCCTGGCGGGACTGCCTGTTTCAGAAAAGGACGTACAATCTCTTCTGGAGAAATTGCAGTTGGGTGAGTTTTCGGATCGCAAGCCCAATGCGCTCAGTCGCGGACAGGTACAGCGCGTCGCCATAGCACGCGCGCTCATCAACAAACCGGCGCTCCTGATCGCCGATGAGCCTACGGCATCACTGGATGACAGGAACACCTTCCTGGTGATCGAACTGATCAAAGCCATGGCCAACGAACAGGGCAGCACTTTATTGATATCGACGCATGACAAGCGTCTGAAAGACGAATTCAGCAACAACTATATATTAACAGCACAATAA
- a CDS encoding ABC transporter permease, with the protein MNTLQLVWKNISQQWGSTLLSIILTAFGVAILVSIYITSDTFEKQLDSNSKQVDLVVGAKGSPLQLILSALYHVDNPTGNIKLAEAEKLMENPFIEKAVPISLGDNFKGHRIVGTDTSFIGLYELQLAEGRLWNKSYEVVLGSETARKNKLKIGDQIHGAHGLAENAHVHDEHPFTIVGILKPNGSIVDNLLLSNLESVWDIHGIHHEDHDHEHAEGDGHDHGSHADHDHDHAGGTAAKHAAHDHDHDHDHAGETAAEHAAHNHDHDHDHAGETAAEHAAHDHDHGQANTNTDTVVEEIVSERPRNDVFVKSIAEDITQDKGLEITAMLVKYSSPAAIGVIPKLINQSTSMQAASPALETARLFSLMGVGIDSLEILAYVIMIIAGLSVFISLYNALKDRKYDLAIMRTLGASKIKLFTLLIVEGLVITFIGGIIGLLIGHIGLYFISTQTSQSADFIQAFHIYGKEWLILLIASLIGVIASILPAIKAYNTNISTILGNK; encoded by the coding sequence ATGAATACACTACAGCTCGTTTGGAAAAACATTTCCCAACAATGGGGTTCTACCTTATTAAGTATTATCCTGACCGCATTCGGTGTGGCCATACTCGTTAGTATATACATTACGAGCGATACTTTTGAGAAGCAGCTCGACAGCAATAGTAAACAGGTTGACCTGGTGGTGGGTGCCAAAGGCAGTCCACTGCAATTGATCCTGAGTGCACTGTACCATGTCGACAACCCGACAGGGAACATCAAATTGGCGGAAGCGGAAAAACTGATGGAGAATCCTTTCATCGAGAAAGCGGTTCCAATTTCCCTGGGCGATAACTTTAAGGGCCACCGCATCGTCGGTACCGACACCAGCTTTATCGGACTGTACGAATTACAGTTGGCGGAAGGAAGGCTTTGGAACAAGAGCTATGAGGTGGTATTGGGCAGCGAGACCGCAAGGAAGAACAAACTCAAGATCGGCGACCAGATCCACGGTGCACATGGGCTGGCGGAAAATGCGCATGTCCACGACGAACATCCCTTTACCATCGTCGGCATCCTGAAACCTAACGGATCCATTGTCGACAACCTGTTGTTGAGCAACCTGGAAAGTGTATGGGATATCCATGGCATCCATCATGAAGATCATGATCATGAACATGCCGAAGGTGATGGACATGACCACGGTAGCCATGCAGATCACGACCATGATCATGCCGGAGGGACTGCAGCCAAACATGCTGCACATGACCATGACCACGACCACGATCATGCCGGAGAGACTGCAGCCGAACATGCTGCACATAACCATGACCACGACCACGACCATGCCGGAGAGACAGCGGCCGAACATGCTGCACATGACCACGATCATGGCCAAGCAAATACCAATACAGATACCGTTGTCGAGGAAATTGTTTCGGAAAGACCAAGGAACGATGTTTTCGTCAAGAGCATCGCAGAGGATATCACCCAGGATAAAGGATTGGAAATCACGGCCATGTTGGTGAAATACAGTTCACCTGCCGCGATCGGCGTCATCCCTAAACTGATCAACCAATCCACTAGTATGCAGGCGGCATCGCCGGCGCTGGAAACCGCACGATTATTCTCCCTGATGGGGGTTGGTATCGATTCCCTGGAAATCCTCGCGTATGTCATCATGATCATTGCGGGATTGAGTGTCTTTATCAGCCTGTACAATGCCTTGAAGGATCGAAAATATGACCTAGCCATCATGCGGACCTTGGGTGCCAGTAAGATTAAACTATTCACTTTATTGATCGTCGAAGGGTTGGTGATCACCTTTATTGGTGGAATCATCGGTTTACTGATCGGGCATATCGGGCTGTATTTTATCAGTACGCAAACCAGTCAGAGTGCAGACTTTATCCAAGCTTTCCACATTTATGGGAAAGAATGGTTAATTTTGCTTATCGCAAGTTTAATCGGTGTCATAGCTTCCATCCTACCAGCGATCAAAGCTTACAACACCAATATTTCAACGATATTAGGAAACAAATAA